Part of the Engraulis encrasicolus isolate BLACKSEA-1 chromosome 1, IST_EnEncr_1.0, whole genome shotgun sequence genome, GGAACCATTTAATTCGTTGAGGCTTGTTGGGTTCGTTGGGTGTTCATGTGATGCCCCTCCATTTGATCCATTACGTGGGGGTGTTTTTGccaggttaacaccagacctaatcacaagtgagattagtctggggagttgcctattgtaaattccgtggGGGCCGGAATACTGtgttattatgacacactgccctgctctctgatcgggcagagaaactgtaaaggtcggaatgcttggccattatgacacaggtcccatgatcttggacgttatgagtaatcctcgccagactgtctttcagatcgaaacgattgtgtagaactagtatgggagttcccaggctaggggtGTTTGGTTATTCCCAGCCATGAGCAGTCCACCAGGCCTCTCCTGACAGTCAtgaacacacacccccccaccaccaggaGCAGCACCAggggcaccgccgccgccgccactagGGCAGGTGAGCCGGGCTCCTCGTCCACCTCCACACCTGTGATGACCAGGGGTCTCTCCAGTCCCGCCAGGTGTGCCAGCTGGCATCCGTAGTCCTGCAGGTCAGCCCGACTCACCTGCACAGGACACcataatatatatagtatatacagtgtgtcacagaagtgagtatacccctcacatttttATTTGTAAGTATATttttttcataggacaacattaaagaattTTACTTTGACACAATTGATAACCTGTTTACAACATATACAAGTGCTTAAATTTGTTCAATCCCcaaaaatctaaatacagccattaacatttaacatgtacCCACAAACGTGAACATCCCAGGTTAAAATCGcatagagagtgtctgagaaggggccatgTCGACCTGAAACATCTCGAAATTAAAAGGGATTAAAAGTGAGGTAATCGGTGTGCATTTCACCATTTGCTAAATATAAttttataaattaaataaatcataaacataAATAAAGCATAAACAAGCACACATAAACTCTTGGGCCCCTATGCCTGGacccagtaggcctgtgcagtagaTAATCTGTCCCTGCATCTGCCGAGAGCCAGGTcactgctagcctgattatcatcgacttcaaatctcttcaagaattggtctgaccaagagcataacaattaacatttcctacaTGGCATGGCTGACaagcctccctcggtttgctaatggttgtttgcttaccgacaaagtgggaagagttcccgatttttcgggagctcagagagtacttgcattgcgcttgacctgactagaagcaaggctgacggtgttgcgtcactaggagggcacggcctggctaggtcacTGCATGCTCACCTGTGTGGTCAGCCTGGCCTGGTGTGTGCCGTCTCCGTTGGGCAGGACCGTCACGCCCTGGGGGCCCCCCCTCGGCTCCACCGGCTGCCCACTCCTCAGCAGGCTCAGATTGACAGCCCTCGAATAGAAACCTGTAGCCAAGCAGGCCAGCTTGTATGTGCCTGGAGTGGTGTCCCttttagaatagaacagaatagattaTATTTAAAATGAACTATATACTTGTATTCTACTTGCAACtgttgcagtcatgggtaagcggttaggacgtcagacttgtagcccaaaggttgccggttcaactcccaactCGCCAGGtcggtggggagagtaattaaccagtgatctcccccatcctcctccatgactgaggtactctgagcacgAGGcataaacacaattttgttgtgtgcagtgttcacttgtgtgctgtggagtaatgcgtcacaatgacaatgggggttggaatttcccaggtgggctttcactttcacttactgTAACAATGAACCAGAGCTGTCCTTGTTCAGTAAAGCAAGCCATAATCCAGCACTAATAAGTGTATTAGGCACATAATGAATCATAATGCACATTATTTAAAATGATCACTTACAGTGCATAATCACTGTGCTCACAATGCCCCCATGATGTATTACCGGTAGCCTATATTAATATCAACTATGAATAACTGTAAACAAGGGATATCAagaattaatcgattaatcgggGGGCTGCTTATCAattgataaggtcaatcaactagcaatcgaattaatcgataatttgcatcccccAACTGGAGACCTATAACTATAGTAACAACatgaacagcagcagcaacaacaaaagaTTAGAAAAGTACACACAACCTAGTAGCAAAAAGGTGCAGCCTTGGATTGTGCTCGCTCAGCTTTCTCTGGAGTTCTAGGTTTCCATATTTCACAAAAGTACTCAACCACTCCACACACTCCTTCTCCAGGTAGTCCCTGGTGTATTGGTTAAGGATGGGCACACTATCCCACTTGAGTTTTGTTTGTAGGGCGGCTGGGACAGGTGCCACCCACGTCATTGTCTTATCATCAAAGGAGAGGAAGTCCGCGCCGTCATAGCTGTATTCGTCAACACCTTCAACGAACTGAAAGGAGCCGTCCGGTTGTCTGACAGCTTTGCAGCCGTGTCTCCACATTAGAGTGTGGAGATCTGATGAGTTCTGTCTCATGCGCTCCATTAAAATGTGCAAGTTAACCTTAAACCACTGCTCCTTACTCTTGCGAGACTGAGTGCCTTTCTCCCAGTAGTCGCGAGGGAGCTTTTCTTTCATCCAGTCCTGTTGAGGGACTTTGATTTTCTGTGCGCTGTTATAATAGTCGATCTTCCTGTCGTCGAGTAGTCCCATGGCGATGAACTCGAAGATGCCGGGCGCAGGGATTGAGTGAGACAGGGCTGTGTAAACATAGTATAAGGAGTGGAGCTCGATGCCCGTTATCTCAGCACAGAAAAGGGTGGGGCAAAAAGCTGTACAGAACAAGTTCCCAAAACCTCCATGTTTGTCAACAAAAAGACTGCTGAATTACGGTTGCTACTTGTGTTACTTATGGGAGTGCGCCGTTTTTCACGTTAAATCTCTCGCCTTCAGTTTCAGATTCATCTTTTGTAAACACATGACGTTATTTGTGGACCACGGGTGCGGCAATAGCCCCATACGAGTtctatgctgtcgatcaacattgacggaagcacgtgagcgagaacttgttgtcacgatgtgggtgttattaaatacagcgcatttgcagtcggccacaaatatgaacgagacgatgagctcgcaccggtttgctctactaacacaccacgtgtgaggagtggggggacaggcagtgaggaggagctgaagtggggacctgcgcaaacttgtgtagaggtgtgagacaagaccatATACACATGTGagtaggtgcattcgagatgtgtcaacgcatgcatgcacatttagacagcaatgcaccctggatggaaaatgctgcatgactgttagatttcctgtcaaacttcgaaatttcgtcgacgttgcgttgacgaggtgacatgtcacatggtgtaaaactatcgcgggatgaatgcggctgcagtcagatcttgcaacctctgcagttgcttatccccttcaacgctcgtcggcggactgcctccgaggtcacgcgcccattaactggttggtcaacaactcactcacgtgtgtatatgggtcttgttggaaaatttgtgtttcttagatgccatttcatgcattttaaagcattttaatcaaccagtgtctggcttaatgctgtcggacaaggcactgaaaagatggaCGGTCCATCCTAAAGACAAATGTCTGGCCACTGGTTACTGTATTATATTGAAACATGGTTAAAGAAATAGGCTtatcaccagtggtgtagtctacatagaacgcaggtatacggagtatacccacttctaaattttaggggcttcagtatacccacttaaaattgattaatcTATTATtcagaatggcataaatatatacagtatacccacttcaaaaaatgctccaatatacagtatacccacttcaaaaaagtacactacaccgcTGCTTATCACTGACTGGAGGTGTAGGCTACTGGTGCTTTTTGGCATACTGTGCACAATGTCAGCAACTTGTTGGGCATTAAACCAAACGCCTATAATGATGCCTGCCTGGGTCAGAGGGGCACATGTTTTCaagagggaaaaaataaatggCATTGGACTTGGTACCATAGCTTCACAATGAGGCATAAAATTCCATAGGCCTAATGTAAAGAAGTTTTACCCTTTGATAGGCCAAGGCTACATTGTTCTATCCATCATGCAAGTCTAGGcttacatttatttagaaattaaaaaaagaaatagtttggaagccAACAAAACACATTTCCTGTAGGCTATGCTTAATAACAAGTGTAGCCTAAGTTTGATTTACTTTGACAATAGTATACCGCTCAGTTTGCAACATCCATGTTGTGACAGTAGACGAGCGCAGAGTGCGCACAATCGCCAAAGTCTCCTTCCGTCACCATGACCAAGAATGAACAGCGCAAGTCAGGCTACACGTGATGAATTTGTACACCCAACGAAtccatttctcctcacaaagataGCGATTGATCATTTGTTAACATAGGCTATATGCCAAGAGGGATTTAACAGGTTGCATAGCGTTGTTTAAGAGTTAGGCTATTTGATCATccaacttctccctctccctctctctcccagtgccGCCAACCGTCACACGGGCCGGCGCCCGACAggcacacacctcctgctctctctctctctctctcccccccccctgcttCCCATCTTCAAGCTGTctttcaaactaagaatgttttaatgattaataAAGCCTTTTGACTAGACATCCCCGAATGATGACTAGGCTACACGCGCAGTTTGGCTAGCAGTCGATGTGAAGTGTTTCTTCGCGCATAGGATTCGAGTAGACTTGATCATAGACATTTCTACGTCGTTAAAACAACATGCAATGAGGAGGATTTGCGACAGGAGCTGCTGAAACAGTCTACATAAGTTATGAAACTTTTGAGGATTCTGCGACCACTAGATAGCCTAAGCCACGGAAACGCCGCTCCATGTTGCATTTTTTAAAGAATGAAGGGGCGAAATCCTAATCACCGTGCCGTTCTTTAGTAACACAGGTGCATGCAAGATGctcgtgtaacggaggccaactagcagagtctactacagccttgtgtgaaagcaagaAAAGCAGGCTACTTGTAATATTTTCTCGCCCATGCTTTCGCGTGATGCTGAGTCGTAAGCAAACAGTGCAGCCCAATATTCGGCAACAATTAAGGCAATTCTGTCAATCGCAAAACTACGCGAGGTCGCCAGCAGCCAGTCCCATTCCTTTCACATCCTAAATGTTATGTTCCGACTTAGCACCGCTCTGATTTACAAATGTTAGCCTATGGAAACTTTTTTTTAATGcaaactttatttttttaaatgcagtcagCCGAAATTCTCGTCGTCCCGACGTCGTCCCAAAATAAATATCTTATCGTCCCGATGGCAATTCAATACGGCCCCGGGACGACGGGACGACGTTAATTTTaatccggggggggggggggggggggggggggggggggggggggggatagtggggggggggggggaggggtgtaaaTGTCTGTGTTGTGGtaggctgtaggcctatgtattattatttattcctATTAAAACGTTATTCTACCTCCAAACAGAGAAGTGTCCATCCATGTACAGTGtacgtttcttagatgcaatttcatgcattttaatgtccacCATCATGCTGCATCTTACGCAGGACCACGCatgaaaagacggacggtccgtcTTACAgatggacgtctggccaccccagGCCACAATAGCAAGAGGGGGTCACCAAAATTTTAAGTCGGACATGATGCATAGCCGGGGTTgtgtttaacccttatgttgtgttcgggtcatttttgacccgttttcaagttttagtgtgaaaaaaacacactttccttcattttcttggaataaggcttcatctaatcctcagtcacaatcatttcaacaaaacaaaaatatgttttatcattttagtcaattttaaagatccaaaacaaaaaaagttacatctgtggtgttcgggggtcaaaattgacccggtatagatttttggttgttttatgcatttctgaaaagctgttggttgccctttgtcttcagtttggtgatttatggtgaggaaaatatatttcttgcctgaactttttttttgccagctttttgatattacaaatccaatatggccgccggacagtcccatacactacaatatgtcatatctccagttgtgaaaggagtacagatgtatttctggtgtctactcatatgttttcatggtcagggaatccatttctgcattatataatgagattttgtgcacatttgtttgcaaaatacatttttgcacattattttttccaaaaaacgtatcaaaaactcataatggcacccaaacctgtagaactggtcttatactttccataaagttgatgtggcaatgacataatggtccatgttcatggcataggggattcagatgaatagtgtgacttttttcatgttcattgaggtgttcatttccaatacctttgcattagattggcggaatagctttgactctgacagaattgttattttgtatatttaccacactaaaatcatataaatattgaaaaacaccaagtcaacatatttaaacattaattttatgcactgaaaaactaatttagttgacatttggtctttatcctgctataaatctctttgggttggtttggacccgaacaccacaaatgccactcttgatgatattttttaatattagagaaaaactaataaaataaatttggggattgttgtactctcatatcagctgtaatacatggacaacataatcactaattgtatcactttgggaggtattaatagtgaatttatgcagattttgatagttttggtcatcagaAACGaattgcataatgtaagataaaagatctttaaagtcaaaaagatgaatacatcaagtaatatttccatgaatatgaatacataccaagttagccatgagatgaaaaacaatatttgatgataactagtgtttttaggtattttatagctgagttttgttatcacgggtcaaaaatgacccgaacaccacaggtgtatgcagcttatgaacacaacacaagggttaagtttGATACTGTCCACGGGTTTTGACTTGGAATTTTTTTTGAaggccttcattcatttatttttcaaaaagttacccgggccacggcccccctggcccgGCCATTTCCGCGGTCCATGACATGCATGTCTCTTTTAGTGAAATTCAGCTTTTCAATGTTGACAGCAGTCATGCAGCCCCGAACTACGTCAGCCTTactgccagggccggattaagatgacctggagGAGATCGGAACAagctcacggtagggacacataggaggcaaagcgaagagaggcgaaatccaaacgtcatcaggttgtcgcggcgaatcaaatggaatggaacagttatgttgttgatttgattgggccgcggcaggcgaattcgctcctcatttgcataacattaaactttctttaataatttcgcttcgcttcgctcctgttcgcttgctttcgcttgccttcgcctctctcataggaatgaatggcaaagttcgcaaattcgcatgtatgtgtccctaccgtaagggacACAGAAAGTGAAACAGATTCAGATGAGGACTATATTaacctagcctggttctcaccgacggtgcgtgtgtgtagctctggagccccctggtggagagctgTGGAGAGCTACACAAACTTCCGTCTGGAACACTGCTGTTGGCATACCGGTCTCCGGACAGAAAATatccggagcatttattgcttaaatctcaacggcagctcgcattgatgtatcacaggacagattatagactatattgactctttgtaGTTGAACAGAAAATgcttttggaggaatttgttggtggtgagtagcaatatgcaccatttattttgtgACTCGAGAACGGCATGCTAACTTCAGTACTACCATAAGTAGTGTGAGTACACAAACGCACCTTCTGTGACAACCAGACTAATTTGAACCAGGAGGAAAGACAAATGATcttagaggcagagagaaagctcaaggtggagaaggagagagaacagagagagcaggaggagagaaaaataaGTGAGGAACACGCAGAGGCGATtatggtcaggtggggccccaagcgaaaatgcaaaagaatgaacatttgaaccaaatttGGCACTACTCTGGTAAAATGTGCACTATATAGcgggttgggggccccaagcggctgcctgccttgcctggtggcaagacacACCTCTGGGAACAAGGCAAGGTGGTGAGAGATCAATGTAGAAAAGATTGAGGAGCAGGTGGTATGTGgatggggagcgtgtctatgttcccacagcccattggtcccacatcactaagattgtaggagccataattactttcttaatttttgttttcattttggtaCACTTTATGGGGATTGGTTTACttttaatttgtgttttttgtttattggttaatgtggacatgggtgtggcgctgggcgtgtgtggtgcgcaattggaagccctttaattagtgcccacctggcacctgcgcttcgattcagtttggcgtggggtgagcatgggggaaggccatccttttgcgtaccgcactgcactcgcactcgcactgcACTCGCACATCGCATGGGCTACTAACTGCAAACTCTGTGAACTCTGGAACATTTGCTTTACCTTGCATTCGAAAGACCATTGGGGTCTAAAGACTGTTGGGGTCTCGTGTGAAATGGTGAGCAAATAAACCTCAAGAAACGGAGTCGAATGTGTGGACATTACATCTTTGAGTGCGCGTAAGCAAGTTTGATTCCCTCTGCTTAGCCTACAGCGGCGCTGAACAAATTGGTATTGGACATAGCCGCAATATAAGTACGCAAATGGCCAGAACAGAAGTACAGAAAAGCGTTCTATTTAGTACGAAAAAGGTTGCTATTTGGTGCAAAAGGCGCCTATTTAGTAAACTCAAAAGAGCGCTTGTTTATTTGTAAGATCGCTCGAAATATGAACATTTGAACTCTGTTGGCGAGTTATTGGAAAAGCACCGTGTCGTTCTACAATTGGAAGAAGAGGGTCACGTTGTTCCTGCTGTCATCACCGCTGTCAACAGCGCTCCGAGACGATTGGAGAAGAGGATTACGCACCTGCCGGCGGATCGCTC contains:
- the LOC134445980 gene encoding class I histocompatibility antigen, F10 alpha chain-like — translated: MCECSASASAVRLFVDKHGGFGNLFCTAFCPTLFCAEITGIELHSLYYVYTALSHSIPAPGIFEFIAMGLLDDRKIDYYNSAQKIKVPQQDWMKEKLPRDYWEKGTQSRKSKEQWFKVNLHILMERMRQNSSDLHTLMWRHGCKAVRQPDGSFQFVEGVDEYSYDGADFLSFDDKTMTWVAPVPAALQTKLKWDSVPILNQYTRDYLEKECVEWLSTFVKYGNLELQRKLSEHNPRLHLFATRLCVLF
- the LOC134445971 gene encoding hereditary hemochromatosis protein homolog, with product MGALDTTPGTYKLACLATGFYSRAVNLSLLRSGQPVEPRGGPQGVTVLPNGDGTHQARLTTQVSRADLQDYGCQLAHLAGLERPLVITGVEVDEEPGSPALVAAAAVPLVLLLVVGGCVFMTVRRGLVDCSWLGITKHP